One region of Quercus lobata isolate SW786 chromosome 2, ValleyOak3.0 Primary Assembly, whole genome shotgun sequence genomic DNA includes:
- the LOC115966945 gene encoding uncharacterized protein LOC115966945, protein MDKSWMKKQRGSREYIEGVLKFVEFASKHASDGKIFCPCTKCVNMNLVLPGVAREHLWSKGMLQNYTLWKWHGESAAAPTATECGSSHVQESLEQYGDFRGMLHDLCPTHGMPPEPMDEGETVQQPAEGPNDGAQKFYKMIDDVHKPLYAGCTKFSIFSAIVVLFQLKTLCGWTNKSFTMLLQLLMDMLPSDAKLPKDHYEAKKIVRDLGLGYEKIHACPNDCMLFWKENVNLDACPCCEESRWKPNEASVTNNNASSSKGKRKAAKILRWFPLKPRLQRLFLSPDLASSMKWHANGRTEDGVMRHPADSDAWKMFDTTHLQFSSEPRNVRLGLAADGFNPFGMLSTTHSTWPVMLVPYNLPPWLCMKRSSLILSLVIPGPKSPGIAIDVYLQPLVEELRELWDVGVEAYDASSKNVFQLHVALMWTVHDFPAYADVSGWSTKGKFACPCCASVTDSKYLKNGRKFCYMGHRRWLGSDHEFRKEDTLFDGFTDMQVAPVPPVASDIIVDTETLLTRCLGKKCREKYNKRKRGEANQCVWKKRSIFFTLPYWKDHKLRHNLDVMHIEKNVMDNILGTLLNVKDWTKDNYKARLDLAEMGIRRELHLQRKGDDKYMIPPACFHMTALEKDGFLQVLRDVKVPDGYASNISRRVNLKERKIYGLKSHDNHILMQQLLPIALRGSLPSHVIRPLMKLACFFRKICSKTLTVLDIASAEADIAVTLCELEKIFPPSFFTVMVHLVMHLATEARIGGPVQYRWMYPIERYLSRLKSYVRNRAAPEGCIAEGYIVEECLTFCSRYMEGVETIFSRPTRTMEESTGAVSSVALESRELTQAHRYVLFNSENIYQFREMHKSLTNDELQKGHCRISNATIHKHHMENFCGWFRSHVMSMTAADRERTGLSDTLVTLSKGPYTSVNRLKHYVINGLKFRSSSVEGNRKTQNSGVSVATEGGNMYYGVLTDIIELNYSGNIKHVLFKCKWVDDQNRRGYKIDEFGFPMVNFNHSVHGGEEMVHEPYVLASQATQVFYVEDKRQKDWFVVVKTKARDVFDAGIGPHCDEDDTDEFLENIPYSVTSPDVGRDDLRWGRDDVEGMTIDASIIGPRDLPEMDDLDECEFIDDDSNDEDDNEVDYSDDE, encoded by the exons ATGGATAAAAGTTGGATGAAGAAGCAGAGGGGTTCAAGGGAATATATTGAAGGTGTACTTAAATTTGTGGAATTTGCATCAAAACATGCAAGCGATGGGAAAATCTTTTGTCCTTGTACCAAATGTGTGAATATGAATTTGGTACTGCCAGGGGTGGCACGTGAACATCTTTGGAGTAAGGGGATGCTTCAAAATTACACACTTTGGAAATGGCATGGGGAATCGGCAGCTGCGCCAACTGCCACTGAATGTGGGAGTAGTCATGTCCAAGAGTCCTTAGAGCAATACGGTGACTTTCGTGGGATGTTGCATGATTTGTGCCCCACGCATGGAATGCCACCTGAACCAATGGACGAAGGGGAAACTGTGCAACAACCGGCTGAAGGTCCAAATGATGGTGCACAAAAGTTTTACAAAATGATAGATGATGTCCACAAACCTTTATATGCTGGGTGTACAAAATTTAGCATATTCTCAGCCATCGTTGTGTTGTTCCAGTTGAAGACTCTTTGTGGTTGGACGAATAAGTCATTTACTATGTTGCTTCAACTCTTGATGGATATGCTCCCTTCTGACGCTAAGTTGCCAAAGGACCATTATGAGGCTAAGAAAATAGTTCgagatttgggtttggggtaTGAGAAGATCCATGCTTGTCCCAATGATTGTATGCTATTTTGGAAGGAGAATGTTAACCTCGACGCATGTCCTTGTTGCGAAGAAAGTAGGTGGAAACCAAATGAGGCATCTGTTACAAATAATAATGCCTCATCTAGTAAGGGAAAGAGGAAAGCTGCAAAGATCCTACGTTGGTttcccttaaagccaagattGCAGCGATTATTTTTGTCACCCGACTTGGCTAGTTCTATGAAATGGCATGCTAATGGTCGTACCGAGGACGGGGTAATGCGGCATCCTGCTGACTCGGATGCATGGAAAATGTTTGACACTACGCATTTACAGTTCTCGTCTGAGCCTCGTAATGTCAGACTTGGATTAGCTGCGGATGGGTTCAACCCCTTCGGAATGCTGAGTACTACTCACAGCACTTGGCCTGTCATGCTAGTCCCTTACAATCTCCCGCCTTGGTTGTGCATGAAACGATCATCTTTGATTTTATCACTAGTTATTCCTGGACCTAAATCGCCAGGGATTGCAATAGATGTGTACTTGCAACCCTTAGTAGAAGAACTGAGGGAATTATGGGATGTTGGAGTAGAAGCATACGATGCATCTTCAAAAAATGTATTCCAATTGCATGTAGCATTGATGTGGACGGTACATGATTTTCCTGCATACGCAGATGTGTCGGGTTGGAGTACGAAGGGTAAGTTTGCGTGTCCTTGTTGTGCCTCAGTGACCGACtcgaaatatttaaaaaatggccGCAAATTCTGTTACATGGGACATAGGCGATGGTTGGGTAGTGACCACGAATTTCGGAAAGAAGATACTTTATTTGATGGATTCACTGATATGCAAGTGGCTCCTGTGCCACCAGTTGCGTCAGACATAATTGTGGACACTGAAACTTTACTTACACGTTGTTTGGGAAAGAAATGTCgagaaaaatacaacaaaagaaagagaggtgaGGCAAATCAGTGTGTTTGGAAGAAGAGaagtatttttttcacattGCCTTATTGGAAGGATCACAAGTTGCGACACAATCTTGATGTGATGCATATAGAGAAGAATGTGATGGACAATATACTTGGCACTTTGCTGAACGTGAAGGACTGGACAAAGGACAATTACAAGGCACGCCTTGACTTGGCGGAAATGGGAATAAGGAGAGAACTCCACCTACAGCGAAAAGGTGATGATAAGTATATGATACCGCCTGCGTGTTTTCATATGACTGCATTGGAGAAAGATGGTTTCTTGCAAGTTTTGCGAGACGTAAAAGTGCCCGATGGATATGCTTCCAACATCTCCCGCCGTGTGAACCTCAAAGAACGTAAGATTTATGGTTTAAAGAGTCACGATAATCACATCCTGATGCAACAACTCCTTCCAATTGCTTTACGAGGATCTTTGCCATCGCATGTCATTAGGCCTTTGATGAAGTTAGCTTGTTTCTTTAGGAAAATTTGTTCGAAAACCCTTACGGTGCTTGATATTGCGAGTGCTGAGGCTGACATTGCAGTGACGTTGTGTgaattggaaaaaatatttcctcCATCTTTCTTCACTGTGATGGTACATTTGGTCATGCACTTGGCTACTGAAGCCAGGATTGGTGGTCCAGTTCAGTACCGTTGGATGTACCCCATTGAGAG GTACCTCTCACGCCTTAAGTCTTATGTAAGAAATAGGGCTGCTCCAGAAGGGTGTATTGCTGAAGGCTACATAGTGGAGGAATGTTTAACGTTTTGTTCACGGTATATGGAAGGAGTTGAAACTATATTCTCACGACCCACAAGGACGATGGAGGAGTCAACAGGGGCAGTTTCAAGTGTGGCACTAGAAAGTAGGGAATTGACCCAAGCTCATCGCTATGTGCTATTCAATTCCGAGAACATTTACCAGTTTCGTGA GATGCACAAAAGTTTGACGAATGATGAACTTCAAAAGGGTCACTGTCGTATATCTAATGCTACTATTCATAAGCACCACATGGAGAACTTTTGTGGCTGGTTTAGATCTCAC GTGATGTCAATGACTGCTGCTGATAGGGAAAGAACTGGACTTAGTGATACACTTGTCACGCTTTCGAAAGGCCCATATACTTCAGTAAATCGGCTGAAACATTATGTCATAAATGggttaaaatttaggagttcGAGTGTTGAGGGAAATAGAAAAACGCAAAATAGTGGAGTTAGTGTTGCCACTGAAGGTGGCAATATGTACTATGGTGTGTTGACAGATATCATTGAGTTGAATTATTCAGGCAACATCAAACATGTGTTATTCAAGTGTAAATGGGTTGATGATCAAAATAGGAGGGGATATAAGATTGATGAGTTTGGGTTTCCTATGGTGAATTTTAATCATTCCGTACATGGTGGGGAGGAAATGGTGCATGAACCATATGTGTTGGCGTCTCAAGCTACACAAGTTTTTTATGTTGAAGATAAAAGGCAGAAAGATTGGTTTGTTGTCGTTAAAACGAAAGCCAGAGATGTATTTGATGCAGGTATTGGGCCCCATTGTGATGAGGATGACACGGATGAGTTTCTTGAGAACATCCCGTACTCTGTCACTAGTCCTGATGTTGGTAGGGATGACCTTCGTTGGGGTCGAGATGATGTGGAGGGAATGACAATTGATGCCTCTATCATTGGCCCAAGAGATCTTCCTGAAATGGACGACTTGGATGAGTGTGAGTTCATTGATGATGACTCCAACGATGAAGATGACAACGAAGTCGATTACAGTGATGATGAGTAG